The following coding sequences lie in one Pseudomonas sp. B33.4 genomic window:
- a CDS encoding DUF4129 domain-containing protein, with product MRLSDATVVIRPRTTWEAMDLGVLMSQQHRRLLMTSWAIVTLPLFAVLSLLLWDSPSLAVFIFWWLKPAYERLPLYILSKALFGETPTLKQALREWPRLLKPQLLASLTWRRLSLSRSFLLPVVQLESLDGSARQQRLHVLLQRNAGAAQWLTIIGVHLETALWIGLMVLFYMLLPQQIETDWDWQSLILSTGNEWRWLEHLTNAFYALVLVVWEPIYVACGFSLYLNRRTQLEAWDIELVFRRLRQRLSNSVLGLLLAVCLVLPNMPSTWAAEPDDSPLAPRLLNQPLTSQASRDNIKALLEQPPFKNKEVVTRYRFGDDPAKPAEAQKPGEAPQWLKTLLGWLDGQHLNGLAKIIEVLLWSAVIAALGWLIWRYREFLQAFVSHRPKQPAKAKRALPQQAFGLDLNRDTLPDDIAAHAEQLWQSQPRAALGLLYRGLLSHLLHDFDLSLKPADTELEVLAHIEKLQRPELLAFSRSLTAHWQNMAYGHRVPAAALQQELCDGWRGLFGQGAAR from the coding sequence ATGCGCCTGAGTGACGCCACCGTGGTGATCCGTCCGCGCACGACCTGGGAAGCCATGGACCTCGGCGTGCTGATGAGCCAGCAACATCGGCGTCTGCTGATGACAAGTTGGGCAATCGTCACTCTGCCGCTGTTCGCCGTGCTCAGCCTGTTGCTGTGGGATTCGCCATCACTGGCGGTGTTTATCTTCTGGTGGCTGAAACCGGCGTATGAACGCCTGCCGCTGTACATCCTGTCGAAAGCGCTGTTTGGCGAAACGCCAACACTCAAGCAAGCCCTGCGCGAATGGCCACGCCTGCTCAAGCCGCAACTGCTGGCCAGCTTGACGTGGCGCCGACTGAGTTTGAGCCGCAGTTTTTTACTGCCGGTGGTGCAACTCGAAAGCCTCGACGGCAGCGCCCGGCAACAACGTCTGCACGTGCTGCTGCAACGCAACGCCGGCGCCGCGCAATGGCTGACCATCATCGGCGTGCATCTGGAGACCGCGCTGTGGATCGGCCTGATGGTGCTGTTCTACATGTTGCTGCCGCAGCAGATCGAAACGGATTGGGACTGGCAGTCGCTGATTCTCTCGACAGGTAACGAGTGGCGTTGGCTCGAACATCTGACCAATGCCTTCTACGCGCTGGTGCTGGTGGTGTGGGAGCCGATCTATGTCGCCTGTGGCTTCAGCCTTTATCTGAACCGGCGCACGCAACTGGAAGCGTGGGATATCGAACTGGTGTTCCGCCGCTTGCGTCAACGTCTGAGCAACAGTGTGTTGGGGTTGCTGCTGGCGGTCTGTCTGGTGCTGCCGAATATGCCGTCAACCTGGGCGGCCGAACCGGATGACAGCCCACTGGCGCCGCGCCTGTTGAATCAGCCGCTGACCAGTCAGGCCTCCCGGGACAATATCAAGGCGCTGCTAGAACAGCCGCCGTTCAAGAACAAGGAAGTCGTCACCCGCTATCGCTTTGGCGACGACCCGGCGAAACCTGCCGAAGCGCAAAAACCCGGTGAAGCGCCGCAGTGGCTGAAAACCCTGCTGGGCTGGCTCGACGGACAACACTTGAATGGACTGGCGAAGATCATTGAAGTGCTGTTGTGGAGCGCGGTCATTGCTGCGCTGGGCTGGCTGATCTGGCGATATCGCGAGTTTCTCCAAGCCTTTGTCAGCCACCGTCCGAAACAGCCTGCCAAGGCGAAACGAGCGTTGCCGCAGCAAGCCTTCGGCCTGGATTTGAACCGCGATACCTTGCCTGACGACATCGCCGCCCATGCCGAACAACTCTGGCAAAGCCAGCCTCGTGCAGCGCTGGGCCTGCTCTATCGAGGGCTGCTCAGCCATCTGCTCCACGACTTCGATCTGAGCCTGAAGCCCGCCGATACTGAACTTGAGGTACTGGCGCACATCGAGAAATTACAGCGTCCCGAACTGCTCGCCTTCAGCCGCAGCCTGACCGCCCACTGGCAAAACATGGCTTACGGTCATCGCGTACCGGCGGCAGCTCTGCAACAAGAGTTGTGCGATGGCTGGCGCGGTTTGTTCGGCCAGGGAGCCGCCCGTTGA